A region of Notolabrus celidotus isolate fNotCel1 chromosome 4, fNotCel1.pri, whole genome shotgun sequence DNA encodes the following proteins:
- the cacul1 gene encoding CDK2-associated and cullin domain-containing protein 1 isoform X1, protein MVLFVDVVTPGVCTQEGNKKMNALDGDILDVEGDHSRFSCVSLSRGRERSGQLPDAAPVPQHVSLSVPEGKLGCRRGTGLSCSPGLLKLTQLDKGSASREARETGDTAAPVDRGFTIDPPKFRKFACSRELTPGPGLLQTSSYSARCDITTVLSLLSVLNTEAMEDYRKNHWPNLEKTIDRLLVHNPTDHISVSYAQIYSYVYKCVCQQHSELLYNDLMHKISTHLQQVSIYLEASPPENIIENFNDVLSQYTASLQCIVPVFMYLNKFYVEAKLNRDLKQDLMKLFADHVAEKHVNTLISLLIQANSMPFQVQPSTMASVVKGLHSLQPEWAKLAPALFSGFIPQINPPAEESLLSDYASYDQKLQLELSMNGFSRGDQSRKRTSDDS, encoded by the exons ATGGTGTTATTTGTTGACGTAGTTACACCAGGCGTCTGCACACAGGAAGGGAATAAGAAAATGAACGCACTGGATGGGGACATTTTAGACGTAGAAGGCGACCACAGCCGGTTCTCTTGTGTCAGCCTCAGCCGGGGGAGAGAGCGCTCTGGTCAGCTGCCGGATGCAGCTCCGGTCCCGCAGCACGTCAGTCTGTCGGTGCCGGAAGGAAAGCTCGGCTGCAGGAGGGGGACAGGTCTGTCCTGCAGCCCGGGACTGCTGAAGTTAACTCAGCTGGATAAAGGCAGTGCAAGCAGAGAAGCCAGAGAGACCGGAGACACGGCTGCCCCCGTCGATAGAGGATTCACCATCGATCCTCCTAAGTTTCGTAAGTTCGCGTGTAGCAGAGAGCTGACACCAGGGCCTGGTTTACTGCAGACCTCGAGCTATTCGGCCCGATGTGACATAACCA ctgtcctctctctcctctcagtcctGAATACAGAGGCCATGGAGGACTACCGAAAAAACCACTGGCCTAACCTAGAAAAGACTATTGACAGACTGTTGGTTCACAACCCAACAGACCACATCTCTGTGTCTTATGCTCAGATATACAG TTACGTCTACAAGTGTGTTTGTCAGCAGCACTCAGAGCTGCTGTACAATGACTTGATGCATAAAATAAGTACCCACCTGCAACAGGTTTCCATCTATCTAGAG GCTAGCCCTCCAGAGAACATCATCGAGAACTTTAACGACGTGCTGAGCCAATACACGGCCTCTCTTCAGTGTATAGTTCCTGTTTTTATGTACTTG aacaAGTTCTATGTTGAGGCAAAGCTAAACAGAGACCTAAAACAGGATCTGATGAAGTTGTTTGCTGATCACGTTGCAGAAAAGCATGTGAACACATTGATAT CTCTTCTCATACAAGCTAACTCCATGCCGTTTCAAGTGCAGCCGTCTACAATGGCCAGTGTGGTGAAAGGCCTCCACAGCCTTCAACCAG agtGGGCTAAATTAGCCCCAGCTCTCTTCTCTGGGTTTATTCCTCAAATCAACCCACCTGCTGAGGAGTCTCTGTTATCTGATTACGCTTCATATGACCAGAAGTTACAGCTGGAGCTCTCAATGAACGGATTTTCACG aggtGACCAGTCTCGCAAACGGACCAGTGATGACTCGTAA
- the cacul1 gene encoding CDK2-associated and cullin domain-containing protein 1 isoform X2, translating into MVLFVDVVTPGVCTQEGNKKMNALDGDILDVEGDHSRFSCVSLSRGRERSGQLPDAAPVPQHVSLSVPEGKLGCRRGTGLSCSPGLLKLTQLDKGSASREARETGDTAAPVDRGFTIDPPKFLLNTEAMEDYRKNHWPNLEKTIDRLLVHNPTDHISVSYAQIYSYVYKCVCQQHSELLYNDLMHKISTHLQQVSIYLEASPPENIIENFNDVLSQYTASLQCIVPVFMYLNKFYVEAKLNRDLKQDLMKLFADHVAEKHVNTLISLLIQANSMPFQVQPSTMASVVKGLHSLQPEWAKLAPALFSGFIPQINPPAEESLLSDYASYDQKLQLELSMNGFSRGDQSRKRTSDDS; encoded by the exons ATGGTGTTATTTGTTGACGTAGTTACACCAGGCGTCTGCACACAGGAAGGGAATAAGAAAATGAACGCACTGGATGGGGACATTTTAGACGTAGAAGGCGACCACAGCCGGTTCTCTTGTGTCAGCCTCAGCCGGGGGAGAGAGCGCTCTGGTCAGCTGCCGGATGCAGCTCCGGTCCCGCAGCACGTCAGTCTGTCGGTGCCGGAAGGAAAGCTCGGCTGCAGGAGGGGGACAGGTCTGTCCTGCAGCCCGGGACTGCTGAAGTTAACTCAGCTGGATAAAGGCAGTGCAAGCAGAGAAGCCAGAGAGACCGGAGACACGGCTGCCCCCGTCGATAGAGGATTCACCATCGATCCTCCTAAGTTTC tcctGAATACAGAGGCCATGGAGGACTACCGAAAAAACCACTGGCCTAACCTAGAAAAGACTATTGACAGACTGTTGGTTCACAACCCAACAGACCACATCTCTGTGTCTTATGCTCAGATATACAG TTACGTCTACAAGTGTGTTTGTCAGCAGCACTCAGAGCTGCTGTACAATGACTTGATGCATAAAATAAGTACCCACCTGCAACAGGTTTCCATCTATCTAGAG GCTAGCCCTCCAGAGAACATCATCGAGAACTTTAACGACGTGCTGAGCCAATACACGGCCTCTCTTCAGTGTATAGTTCCTGTTTTTATGTACTTG aacaAGTTCTATGTTGAGGCAAAGCTAAACAGAGACCTAAAACAGGATCTGATGAAGTTGTTTGCTGATCACGTTGCAGAAAAGCATGTGAACACATTGATAT CTCTTCTCATACAAGCTAACTCCATGCCGTTTCAAGTGCAGCCGTCTACAATGGCCAGTGTGGTGAAAGGCCTCCACAGCCTTCAACCAG agtGGGCTAAATTAGCCCCAGCTCTCTTCTCTGGGTTTATTCCTCAAATCAACCCACCTGCTGAGGAGTCTCTGTTATCTGATTACGCTTCATATGACCAGAAGTTACAGCTGGAGCTCTCAATGAACGGATTTTCACG aggtGACCAGTCTCGCAAACGGACCAGTGATGACTCGTAA